One Ignavibacterium album JCM 16511 genomic region harbors:
- a CDS encoding 3'-5' exoribonuclease YhaM family protein, which translates to MIDQPELASLSKGDSINHFLLVKKSDLRLTKQNKEYLSLELGDKSLSVQSNLWDDVKNFYNIKSNIKTGSVVKVKGQLDEYQGAPQIKITEIRLAKDEDNVTPLDFIPTSNRDLEEMKTEFRNRIKKISNPQLSKLLKNIFSDERFEKYTKAPAGKLWHHSYISGLIEHTLEIIKICDLMCDIHPELNRDLIIAGAMLHDFGKIEELSFDSAFEYTDKGKLLGHIVIASMIVDEEIKKIKDFPEELKINLLHLILSHQGKLEHASPVVPKTLEAITLYHADELSAKVNAYKLTLQSEIKQNSKWTKFINLAGTDLYSHDLENFSEFDNKTLFD; encoded by the coding sequence ATGATTGACCAACCTGAACTTGCTTCCTTGTCAAAGGGTGATTCGATAAATCATTTTTTGTTGGTTAAGAAAAGTGATTTGAGATTGACAAAACAAAACAAAGAGTATCTTTCATTGGAACTTGGTGATAAATCTCTTTCTGTTCAATCTAATCTTTGGGATGATGTAAAAAATTTTTATAACATTAAAAGTAATATTAAAACAGGTAGTGTAGTTAAAGTAAAAGGCCAGCTTGATGAGTATCAGGGAGCACCACAAATTAAAATCACAGAAATCAGACTTGCAAAAGACGAAGACAATGTGACTCCGCTGGATTTTATTCCAACATCCAACCGTGATCTTGAAGAAATGAAAACAGAATTCAGAAACAGAATAAAAAAAATCTCAAATCCGCAGTTAAGTAAACTTCTTAAAAATATTTTTTCTGATGAAAGATTTGAAAAATACACAAAGGCACCGGCTGGAAAACTTTGGCATCACAGCTACATAAGCGGATTAATTGAACATACACTTGAAATAATTAAAATCTGTGATTTGATGTGCGACATTCATCCGGAGCTTAACAGAGATTTAATAATTGCCGGAGCGATGTTGCACGATTTCGGAAAGATTGAAGAATTAAGTTTTGATTCAGCTTTTGAATATACTGATAAAGGAAAATTACTCGGACATATTGTAATTGCTTCAATGATTGTTGATGAAGAAATAAAAAAGATAAAAGATTTTCCTGAAGAACTTAAAATAAATCTGCTTCATCTGATTTTGAGTCATCAGGGAAAACTTGAACATGCTTCGCCGGTAGTTCCCAAAACACTTGAAGCAATTACACTTTATCATGCCGATGAACTTAGCGCAAAGGTAAATGCATATAAACTTACACTACAATCTGAAATTAAACAGAACAGTAAATGGACAAAATTCATTAATCTTGCAGGCACCGATTTATATAGCCACGATCTGGAAAATTTTTCAGAGTTTGATAATAAAACATTATTCGATTAA
- a CDS encoding tetratricopeptide repeat protein, translated as MKPFVYKMLFLVVVFLISSVSFAQSLEELLKEGDNYVAQFENQKALEVYQKADKLFPNNWEVYWRLSRAYVDIGEHLPDKTDKEKDTQLEYYKKAFDFADKAVKLAPTQSITYVRRAIASGRIALFEGVFSAVGTVKDVKNDCEKAIQLGNGGNYVQALAHYVLGRTHLKVCEKPYLVRLPLGLGWGDTEKAVQLLETANKLRPNFRMFMLELAKAYIEEDEFAKAKDLLLKIEKAPVADEDDDKVLVEAKQLYEKIKNE; from the coding sequence ATGAAGCCCTTCGTTTACAAAATGCTGTTTCTTGTTGTTGTATTTTTAATTTCTTCAGTCTCATTTGCACAGAGTCTTGAAGAATTGTTAAAAGAGGGGGATAATTATGTTGCACAGTTCGAAAATCAAAAAGCTCTTGAGGTTTATCAGAAAGCTGATAAGCTCTTTCCAAACAACTGGGAAGTTTATTGGAGACTAAGCAGAGCTTATGTTGATATCGGCGAACATCTTCCCGATAAAACCGATAAAGAAAAAGATACTCAGCTTGAGTATTACAAAAAAGCATTTGACTTTGCTGATAAAGCTGTCAAGCTGGCTCCGACTCAATCAATTACTTATGTCCGCAGAGCAATTGCAAGCGGCAGAATCGCTTTGTTTGAAGGAGTATTTTCAGCGGTCGGAACTGTTAAAGATGTTAAGAATGATTGTGAGAAAGCTATTCAACTTGGCAACGGAGGAAATTATGTTCAGGCATTAGCTCATTATGTTTTGGGAAGAACTCATCTTAAAGTATGCGAAAAACCATATCTAGTTCGTCTTCCGCTTGGATTAGGTTGGGGCGATACTGAAAAAGCAGTTCAACTTTTAGAAACAGCAAATAAACTCCGCCCGAATTTCAGAATGTTTATGCTTGAACTTGCAAAAGCTTATATCGAGGAAGATGAATTTGCGAAAGCAAAAGATTTATTATTAAAAATTGAAAAAGCACCTGTTGCCGATGAAGATGATGATAAAGTTTTAGTTGAAGCAAAACAACTTTATGAAAAAATTAAAAACGAATAG
- a CDS encoding SIR2 family NAD-dependent protein deacylase codes for MSDIKLTSDFINKISESEKIVFFTGAGISAESGIPTFRGKDGIWNKLKPEELANFNAFLRNPKMVWEWYNHRKKIIHESKPNAGHFAIAEFEKYFDDVVVVTQNIDNLHRRAGSNKIYELHGNIERNYCINCRTSYNEELDFSEGVPKCKCGGLIRPDVVWFGEFLPADQLEESEKAAIRSDIFFVVGTSAVVYPAAGLVYTAKRAGSYIVEVNIEETEISSISDISFFGEAGKVLPAILENVKKLKGNI; via the coding sequence ATGTCTGATATAAAATTAACAAGTGACTTTATCAATAAAATTTCTGAATCAGAAAAGATAGTATTCTTCACCGGTGCAGGAATTTCTGCCGAATCGGGAATTCCTACTTTTCGCGGTAAGGACGGAATCTGGAATAAATTGAAACCTGAAGAGCTTGCCAATTTCAATGCCTTTCTGCGAAACCCAAAAATGGTTTGGGAGTGGTACAATCACAGAAAAAAAATTATACACGAATCAAAACCTAACGCCGGACATTTTGCCATCGCTGAATTTGAAAAATACTTTGATGATGTGGTTGTAGTAACTCAGAATATTGATAATCTCCATCGTCGTGCGGGAAGTAATAAGATTTACGAACTTCACGGAAACATTGAAAGAAATTATTGCATCAATTGCCGAACATCTTATAATGAAGAGTTAGACTTTTCAGAAGGCGTTCCCAAATGTAAATGCGGTGGATTGATTCGTCCGGATGTTGTTTGGTTTGGTGAATTTTTGCCTGCCGATCAACTTGAAGAAAGTGAAAAAGCCGCAATCAGATCAGATATATTTTTTGTTGTTGGGACATCTGCAGTAGTTTATCCTGCAGCTGGATTAGTTTATACTGCCAAACGAGCTGGTTCATACATTGTAGAAGTGAACATCGAAGAAACAGAAATATCATCAATTTCAGACATTTCATTCTTTGGCGAGGCAGGAAAAGTATTGCCTGCAATACTTGAGAATGTAAAAAAGTTGAAGGGGAATATTTGA
- a CDS encoding T9SS type A sorting domain-containing protein, with the protein MKHKLFLILTLLPFLLLSAQSYSIDELKRNPNYKVKIDADSIAEINNKLTNLRWMKEIKNYTEPENASDADLIIDLDTLNLVYWENLYRQWGELNAANYIGDAKFIVTDANNNGRNEIYAFQTTDTSAYGVLYENLNDSLFVFKSEIFDSLAPVYDIGDISNNGLLDIICRGIDNSLRVFKQPGDTNYIRELDFIYHPFPSVYQPNDVTFYDIDNDGVQEIIYYLDAGSLDSIWALSNHVARYNPAINNYELIYYHRPYPHWFTFGFATGDFDNDGKNNFSTGSIWGWYYVYEYVSRNNINVEYQTELDTKNAFLSVMSEDMNGNGKNEIWVGSDFSSSLYGGVTRVFVLEPDGNGAYQVVYQIDIRGLFSGIYGRIRYVDVDGDGVKEIFLNNGTLVFCFKYSPQRNYYLDFIIDTWDYRAGSYEGTDVADLDSDGVPEFIMQKHLWPPYRTKSLFWKRNKITDVNDSGNTLPEEFNLYQNYPNPFNPSTKISWQSPVGSWQTLKVYDMLGREVATLVDDYRQAGNYEIEFNASNLPSGVYIYKLQAGEFVQNKKMILTK; encoded by the coding sequence ATGAAACATAAACTTTTTTTAATATTAACCCTGCTTCCCTTTCTATTGCTTTCTGCACAGTCATATTCAATAGATGAACTGAAGCGAAATCCAAACTATAAAGTTAAGATAGATGCAGACAGCATAGCAGAGATAAACAACAAACTAACCAACCTACGCTGGATGAAAGAAATAAAAAATTACACCGAACCGGAAAATGCTTCAGATGCAGATTTAATAATAGACCTTGATACTTTAAACCTTGTTTACTGGGAAAATCTTTACAGGCAATGGGGAGAGCTGAATGCTGCTAATTATATTGGTGATGCTAAATTTATAGTCACAGATGCCAATAACAATGGTAGAAATGAGATTTATGCATTCCAGACAACTGATACATCTGCCTATGGAGTCCTTTATGAAAATTTGAATGATTCGTTATTTGTCTTTAAGTCCGAAATATTTGATAGCTTAGCTCCTGTTTACGATATTGGGGATATCTCCAATAATGGATTGCTTGATATAATTTGCAGAGGTATAGACAATTCTTTACGTGTTTTCAAGCAACCAGGTGATACAAATTATATAAGAGAGCTTGATTTCATTTACCATCCTTTCCCATCAGTTTACCAGCCAAATGATGTAACCTTTTATGACATTGATAATGACGGAGTGCAGGAAATTATTTATTATCTTGATGCTGGCTCATTAGATAGTATCTGGGCACTAAGCAATCACGTAGCAAGATATAATCCGGCAATAAATAATTATGAACTGATATATTACCACAGACCTTATCCGCACTGGTTTACATTCGGATTTGCAACGGGTGATTTTGATAATGACGGAAAGAACAACTTCAGTACAGGCAGCATCTGGGGATGGTATTATGTTTATGAATATGTTTCAAGAAATAATATAAATGTAGAGTATCAGACGGAGCTTGATACTAAAAATGCATTTCTTTCTGTAATGAGTGAAGATATGAACGGTAACGGAAAGAATGAGATATGGGTAGGGAGTGATTTTTCAAGCAGTCTGTACGGTGGAGTAACAAGAGTATTTGTGCTTGAGCCGGATGGAAACGGGGCTTACCAGGTTGTTTACCAGATAGATATACGCGGACTGTTCTCAGGCATTTACGGAAGAATAAGATATGTTGATGTTGACGGAGACGGAGTAAAGGAAATATTTCTTAACAACGGCACATTAGTATTCTGTTTCAAGTACTCACCGCAAAGAAATTATTATCTTGATTTCATAATAGATACGTGGGATTATAGAGCAGGTAGTTATGAAGGAACTGATGTAGCCGATCTTGATTCAGACGGTGTTCCTGAATTCATAATGCAAAAACACCTCTGGCCACCATATCGAACTAAATCATTATTCTGGAAAAGAAATAAAATCACTGATGTAAATGATAGTGGTAATACATTACCGGAAGAATTTAATCTCTATCAGAATTACCCTAACCCATTCAATCCATCAACAAAGATCAGTTGGCAGTCACCAGTAGGCAGTTGGCAAACACTAAAAGTTTATGATATGTTGGGTAGGGAAGTAGCCACATTAGTAGATGATTATAGACAAGCAGGAAATTATGAAATTGAATTTAATGCGTCAAATCTTCCAAGTGGAGTTTATATCTACAAGCTGCAAGCTGGTGAATTTGTACAAAACAAGAAAATGATATTAACGAAATAG
- the ispD gene encoding 2-C-methyl-D-erythritol 4-phosphate cytidylyltransferase: MNVIAVIPAGGKGLRAGNVEKKGIATPKQYLKINNKELIAYTLETFQKNKLINKIIIAAEPNFFNLLVGIVNHYKFKKVKLIVEGGETRQHSVYNALLSSDANDNDLIVVHDAARALLPDAVLTKSIKVAKEKGNALVCIKAKDTLIKAHKFIDEYLNRDEVYYVQTPQIFKYKDLLKAMNKAFRENFIGTDESMLVQRIGKKINIVEGSVFNFKITTPEDIKLYERLVKNSNN; encoded by the coding sequence ATGAATGTTATTGCAGTTATTCCCGCCGGTGGAAAAGGTTTGAGAGCTGGCAATGTTGAGAAAAAAGGCATTGCCACTCCTAAACAATATCTAAAAATCAACAACAAAGAACTGATAGCTTACACATTAGAAACCTTCCAGAAGAATAAACTCATTAACAAAATAATTATTGCAGCTGAGCCGAATTTTTTTAACCTGCTTGTTGGTATTGTAAATCATTATAAGTTCAAAAAAGTTAAACTTATTGTTGAAGGCGGTGAAACAAGGCAACACTCAGTTTATAATGCACTACTTTCCTCAGATGCTAATGATAATGATTTAATTGTTGTCCACGATGCTGCAAGAGCACTGCTTCCTGATGCTGTTTTAACAAAATCTATAAAAGTTGCAAAAGAAAAAGGGAATGCACTTGTTTGTATAAAAGCAAAAGATACTTTGATAAAGGCACATAAATTTATTGATGAATATCTGAATCGAGACGAAGTTTATTATGTTCAGACTCCGCAGATATTCAAATACAAAGACTTGTTGAAAGCCATGAACAAAGCATTCAGAGAAAATTTCATTGGAACAGATGAATCAATGCTTGTTCAGAGAATCGGAAAGAAAATTAATATTGTTGAAGGTTCAGTATTTAATTTTAAGATAACCACACCAGAAGATATTAAGTTATATGAAAGATTGGTTAAAAATTCTAATAATTAA
- the queA gene encoding tRNA preQ1(34) S-adenosylmethionine ribosyltransferase-isomerase QueA, which translates to MKLSDFSYNLPKNQIAKYPVSPRDKAKLLVLDRKTGEMQDKHFYDVVDYMEKGDVLVVNETKVFQARLYGKKEKTNAKIEVFLLRELNKEDCIWDVIVDPARKVRIGNKIYFDDNLWCEIIDNTTSRGRTVRFNQPGKVFQMIEKIGLTPLPPYIKRDPEPSDKQNYQTVYAKVDGSVAAPTAGLHFTEKLLQKIEKKGIHIVPVILHIGLGTFRPVEVEDLTKHRMDSEYYEIPERSAEIINKAIRDKNNVFVVGTSTCRALETSTTAEGFVKPARGWTDKFIYPPYTFKVTQKLITNFHASESTLLLLVAAFAGTDLIMKAYKYAVKNKYRFLSYGDAMLIL; encoded by the coding sequence ATGAAATTATCAGATTTCAGTTATAACTTGCCCAAGAATCAGATAGCGAAATATCCTGTCTCACCAAGGGATAAAGCAAAGTTACTGGTTCTTGACCGTAAAACTGGCGAAATGCAGGACAAGCATTTTTATGATGTTGTTGATTATATGGAAAAAGGTGATGTGCTTGTCGTTAATGAAACTAAAGTATTTCAGGCAAGACTCTATGGCAAGAAGGAAAAGACTAATGCCAAGATAGAAGTTTTCCTCTTGAGAGAGTTAAACAAGGAAGATTGTATTTGGGATGTAATTGTTGATCCGGCTCGTAAGGTTCGAATTGGTAACAAAATTTATTTTGATGATAATCTCTGGTGCGAAATTATTGATAATACTACTTCGAGAGGAAGAACTGTAAGATTCAATCAACCTGGAAAAGTTTTTCAGATGATTGAAAAAATTGGTTTGACTCCTCTCCCACCATACATCAAACGCGACCCTGAACCGAGTGATAAACAAAATTATCAGACAGTTTATGCTAAAGTTGATGGTTCTGTTGCGGCACCAACTGCAGGATTACACTTTACAGAAAAACTTTTGCAAAAAATAGAAAAGAAGGGAATTCATATAGTTCCGGTAATTCTTCATATCGGTTTAGGAACATTCAGACCAGTTGAAGTTGAAGATTTGACTAAACATAGAATGGATTCTGAATACTATGAAATTCCTGAAAGGTCTGCAGAGATAATTAATAAAGCAATCAGAGATAAAAATAATGTCTTCGTTGTTGGAACCAGTACTTGTCGTGCTTTGGAAACAAGTACAACCGCAGAAGGATTTGTAAAACCTGCTCGTGGCTGGACAGATAAATTCATCTATCCACCTTATACTTTTAAGGTTACTCAGAAACTTATAACAAATTTTCATGCATCTGAATCAACATTGCTTTTGCTTGTTGCAGCATTTGCCGGAACAGATTTGATAATGAAAGCATATAAATATGCTGTTAAGAACAAGTACAGATTTCTGAGCTATGGTGATGCAATGTTAATTCTATAA
- the ppdK gene encoding pyruvate, phosphate dikinase, producing MAKTQKYVYFFGGKKAEGKADMKALLGGKGANLAEMVNIGLPVPAGFTITTEVCTYYYKNNHKYPKELKAQVLNALKKVEKEMGAVFGDPKNPLLVSVRSGARASMPGMMDTILNLGLNDVTVQGLIEKTNNPRFAYDSYRRFVQMYGDVVLGLKPKDKHEHDPFEVIIENKKHSKGVKLDTELTADDLKELVQEFKTAIKEKTGHDFPDDPMEQLWGAIGAVFGSWMNERAIVYRKLNNIPEWWGTAVNVQSMVFGNMGEDSGTGVAFTRDPATGENVFYGEYLFNAQGEDVVAGIRTPHPISELAKENPALYKQLDNIRKILEKHYKDMMDIEFTIQQGKLWMLQCRVGKRTGFAAIKMAVDMVKERLISKEEAILRIEPNQLNQLLRPIFDSEEKKKAVESGRLIAKGLNAGPGAASGKVALSAQDAEEMAKNGDKVILVRIETSPEDIKGMNAAEGILTARGGMTSHAALVARQMGKVCVAGCGALKINYADRSISVEGRDDVYIKEGDYISIDGSTGEVILGKLETKPSEVIQVLITKTLDPKDSPTFQTYNSLMNWADSIRRLKVRTNADQPDQASNAIAFGAEGIGLCRTEHMFFGENRIMSVRKMIVADTVEERKAALSELLPLQREDFEGIFRVMKGYPVTIRTLDPPLHEFLPHTEKEINELAQALGISYQTLKAKIDSLHEFNPMLGFRGCRLGVLYPEITEMQARAIIEAAINVMNEGVKVKPEIMIPLVGHVNEFKLQEDIVRRVADEVMKEKGKKIDYLVGTMIELPRAAVTADEIATRAEFFSFGTNDLTQTTFGLSRDDAGKFLPLYVQQEILPADPFETIDQQGVGKLVEMGTKLGRSSRPNLKVGICGEHGGEPASVEFCHRTGLDYVSCSPFRVPIARLAAARAVLNERTTKTTKSKVAAKPKAKSAGKTKAKAKKKSTK from the coding sequence ATGGCAAAAACGCAGAAATATGTGTACTTCTTCGGCGGTAAAAAAGCTGAAGGTAAAGCTGATATGAAAGCTTTACTCGGAGGTAAAGGTGCTAACCTTGCTGAAATGGTTAATATCGGTTTACCGGTTCCTGCCGGTTTCACTATAACAACCGAAGTTTGTACTTACTATTACAAAAACAACCACAAATATCCCAAAGAACTAAAAGCACAGGTTCTTAATGCTCTCAAAAAGGTTGAAAAAGAAATGGGTGCCGTTTTTGGCGATCCAAAAAATCCTTTGCTCGTTTCTGTTCGTTCCGGTGCAAGAGCTTCTATGCCGGGAATGATGGACACAATTCTTAATCTCGGATTGAATGATGTAACTGTTCAGGGGCTTATCGAGAAAACTAACAATCCAAGATTTGCTTACGATTCATACAGAAGATTTGTTCAGATGTATGGCGATGTTGTGCTTGGCTTAAAACCAAAAGACAAACATGAACACGATCCTTTTGAAGTTATAATCGAAAACAAAAAACATTCAAAAGGAGTAAAGCTAGATACAGAGTTAACCGCTGATGATTTAAAAGAATTAGTCCAAGAGTTTAAAACTGCAATCAAAGAAAAAACCGGTCACGATTTCCCAGATGATCCAATGGAACAACTCTGGGGCGCAATTGGTGCTGTTTTCGGAAGCTGGATGAATGAAAGAGCAATAGTTTATCGTAAACTTAATAACATTCCTGAATGGTGGGGAACTGCCGTTAATGTTCAATCAATGGTATTTGGAAATATGGGAGAAGATTCCGGAACCGGCGTTGCATTCACTCGTGACCCTGCTACTGGCGAAAATGTTTTTTATGGTGAATATCTGTTCAATGCACAGGGCGAAGATGTAGTTGCCGGAATAAGAACTCCGCATCCGATTTCAGAACTTGCAAAAGAAAATCCTGCTTTATACAAACAACTTGATAATATCAGAAAAATCCTTGAAAAGCATTACAAGGATATGATGGATATTGAGTTCACAATTCAGCAAGGCAAATTATGGATGCTTCAGTGCCGTGTTGGAAAGAGAACCGGATTTGCAGCTATCAAAATGGCTGTTGATATGGTTAAAGAAAGATTGATTTCGAAAGAAGAAGCTATTCTAAGAATTGAACCAAATCAGCTCAATCAATTACTCAGACCAATTTTTGATTCTGAAGAAAAGAAAAAAGCAGTTGAGTCCGGAAGATTAATTGCTAAAGGATTGAATGCTGGGCCTGGTGCAGCTTCCGGTAAAGTTGCGTTAAGTGCTCAGGATGCTGAAGAAATGGCGAAGAATGGCGATAAGGTTATTCTGGTTAGAATAGAAACTTCACCTGAAGATATTAAAGGAATGAATGCTGCTGAAGGTATTCTTACTGCAAGAGGCGGAATGACTTCTCACGCTGCACTTGTTGCAAGACAAATGGGTAAAGTTTGTGTTGCCGGTTGCGGAGCATTAAAAATCAATTATGCTGATCGTTCAATTTCTGTTGAAGGCAGAGATGATGTTTACATCAAAGAAGGTGATTACATTTCAATCGACGGCTCAACCGGAGAAGTAATTCTTGGCAAGCTTGAAACCAAACCTTCAGAAGTAATCCAGGTGCTCATCACAAAAACACTCGATCCAAAAGATTCACCAACGTTTCAGACTTATAACAGTCTGATGAACTGGGCTGATAGCATCAGAAGACTAAAAGTAAGAACTAATGCTGATCAACCTGATCAGGCATCAAATGCAATTGCCTTTGGTGCTGAGGGTATTGGACTTTGCCGAACAGAGCATATGTTCTTTGGTGAAAACAGAATTATGTCAGTTAGAAAAATGATTGTTGCAGATACAGTTGAAGAAAGAAAAGCTGCACTTTCAGAATTACTTCCACTTCAGCGTGAAGACTTCGAAGGAATATTCAGAGTAATGAAAGGATATCCGGTTACTATCAGAACACTTGATCCGCCATTACATGAATTCCTTCCTCATACAGAAAAAGAAATTAATGAACTTGCTCAGGCACTTGGTATCAGCTACCAAACACTTAAAGCAAAGATTGACAGTTTACATGAATTCAATCCTATGCTTGGTTTCCGTGGCTGCCGACTTGGAGTTCTTTATCCTGAAATTACAGAGATGCAGGCAAGAGCAATAATTGAAGCTGCAATCAACGTTATGAATGAAGGTGTAAAAGTAAAACCAGAAATTATGATTCCTCTTGTTGGCCATGTTAACGAATTCAAACTTCAGGAAGATATTGTTAGAAGAGTTGCTGATGAAGTTATGAAAGAAAAAGGGAAAAAGATTGACTATCTGGTCGGGACAATGATAGAACTTCCTCGTGCTGCTGTTACTGCTGATGAAATTGCAACAAGAGCAGAGTTCTTCAGCTTTGGAACAAACGACCTTACACAAACTACTTTCGGATTATCAAGAGATGATGCAGGTAAATTCCTTCCATTATATGTTCAACAGGAAATTCTACCAGCAGATCCTTTCGAAACAATTGATCAGCAAGGTGTTGGTAAATTGGTCGAAATGGGAACAAAGCTTGGTCGCTCAAGCAGACCAAATCTGAAAGTTGGAATTTGTGGTGAGCATGGTGGTGAACCTGCTTCTGTTGAATTCTGTCACAGAACCGGATTGGATTATGTAAGTTGTTCACCTTTCCGTGTTCCTATTGCAAGACTTGCTGCCGCTCGTGCAGTTTTGAACGAAAGAACTACTAAGACGACTAAATCAAAAGTTGCTGCAAAGCCAAAAGCAAAGTCTGCTGGCAAAACTAAAGCTAAAGCAAAAAAGAAAAGCACAAAATAA
- the lpxK gene encoding tetraacyldisaccharide 4'-kinase translates to MNFLKILLTPFVPVYALLVSLRNMFFDKSVFKSTKVNAKVVSVGNLTIGGSGKTPFVIYLTNLLKKSGYKPSVLSRGYGRKTKGYILVSKEAEPLIDVQNCGDEIYQTVIECKVPAAVCEDRVEGAKKLLSEVESNIIVLDDGFQHRWIERNIDIVLFDQKFLLDNSVFNQSLLPLGIMREGFSSLKRADAIIINRKFCKEINNNLINNFSKYQKPVFTAYYKAISFVDMTRKTEYSLEEFNGQESLVISGIANPASFLSVLNDVGVNTKNKIVFRDHKNYTLKEVQLIRREFYQTNSHSVVTTEKDAVKLLQFSKEFDDIDIFYLKIALCMDDEESFKEYLSEKLN, encoded by the coding sequence ATGAATTTTTTGAAAATACTGCTGACACCGTTTGTACCTGTTTACGCTTTGTTGGTTTCATTAAGAAATATGTTCTTTGATAAGTCTGTTTTCAAATCAACAAAAGTTAATGCTAAAGTAGTTTCGGTAGGAAATCTTACGATTGGAGGTTCAGGTAAAACTCCTTTTGTAATTTATTTAACCAATCTGCTTAAAAAATCAGGATACAAACCATCGGTTTTAAGCAGAGGTTATGGAAGAAAAACAAAAGGATATATTCTTGTTTCTAAAGAAGCCGAACCATTAATTGATGTTCAAAACTGCGGAGACGAAATCTATCAGACTGTTATTGAATGCAAAGTTCCTGCTGCAGTATGTGAAGATCGTGTAGAAGGTGCAAAAAAATTACTAAGTGAAGTTGAATCAAATATAATTGTACTTGATGATGGATTTCAGCACAGATGGATTGAGAGGAATATCGATATCGTTTTATTTGACCAAAAATTTCTTCTTGATAATTCTGTTTTCAATCAGTCTTTACTACCATTAGGAATAATGCGTGAAGGATTCAGCTCACTTAAAAGAGCTGATGCGATTATAATAAACAGAAAATTTTGTAAAGAAATAAATAACAATTTGATTAATAACTTCAGCAAATATCAGAAACCTGTATTTACTGCATACTATAAGGCAATAAGTTTTGTTGATATGACAAGAAAAACCGAATACTCTTTGGAAGAATTTAACGGTCAGGAAAGTCTGGTTATTTCAGGTATTGCAAATCCAGCATCTTTCTTATCTGTACTTAATGATGTGGGAGTAAACACAAAAAATAAAATTGTATTCAGAGATCATAAAAATTATACACTAAAAGAAGTTCAGCTGATAAGAAGAGAATTTTATCAGACTAATTCTCATTCAGTAGTAACAACAGAAAAAGATGCTGTTAAGCTTCTTCAGTTCTCAAAAGAATTTGACGATATTGATATCTTCTATCTGAAGATAGCACTTTGTATGGATGATGAAGAATCCTTTAAGGAATATTTATCAGAAAAACTTAATTAA
- a CDS encoding lysophospholipid acyltransferase family protein translates to MKKVKQNILRLLGNLSLKWAINLLCKTLKVEKLNKEVIDKLKEQNQNYVLAFWHSTMLLPWYVHRNENFAALTSLSKDGDLLARQLKSWNYKVVRGSSSKGGDVALGIMVDLAKSKYSVAITPDGPKGPVRKFKAGAVITAKKSGIPVVLAGVGFQKKRKLKSWDSFEVPKFFSRAKIVYSEPLFVNSSLSYEETSEIIKKCEQILNELQDSALNL, encoded by the coding sequence ATGAAAAAAGTTAAACAAAACATTCTCAGACTTCTCGGAAATTTATCACTTAAATGGGCAATCAATTTATTGTGTAAAACTCTCAAGGTTGAAAAATTAAATAAAGAAGTCATTGATAAATTAAAAGAACAAAATCAGAATTATGTTTTAGCATTCTGGCATTCAACAATGCTTCTTCCCTGGTATGTTCACCGGAATGAAAACTTTGCTGCACTAACCAGTTTGAGTAAAGACGGCGATTTACTCGCAAGACAACTTAAAAGCTGGAACTATAAAGTTGTCCGCGGTTCAAGCAGCAAAGGTGGAGATGTTGCACTGGGAATTATGGTTGACTTGGCAAAGAGTAAATATTCAGTTGCAATTACGCCGGATGGTCCAAAAGGTCCTGTAAGAAAATTCAAAGCCGGAGCTGTAATCACAGCCAAAAAATCCGGAATACCCGTTGTGCTCGCAGGAGTAGGTTTTCAAAAGAAAAGAAAGCTTAAAAGCTGGGATAGTTTTGAAGTTCCCAAATTTTTTAGTCGGGCAAAAATTGTCTATTCTGAGCCGTTATTTGTAAATTCTTCACTTTCTTATGAGGAAACTTCAGAAATAATAAAAAAATGTGAGCAAATACTTAACGAACTGCAGGATTCTGCATTAAATTTGTGA